In Thermococcus chitonophagus, the genomic stretch TAATTTACGAGCCTGGGATACTTAAGGCTGGAGACTACATTTATATTCCAGACTTCTTGATCGAGAAGAATGGGAGGAAAGTGTACATCGAGATAGCCGGCTTCTGGACGAGGGAGTACATAAGGAGAAAGCTGAAGAAGCTCAAGGAGTTGGATGAGCCTTTGATAATAATAGCAAATGATGAGCTGTTGGCAGAGAAGCTCTCCAAGGTCGGTAAGGAAGTAATACTCATGAAGAAGGGCAAGATCCCCTATAAGGAGGTCATCATGAAGATAAAGGAATATCTCAAATCTTAGGCTCCATAATTCCCCTCTTCTTCAGCTCCTCATATGCCTTCCTGAGAACTTCCCTTATCTTGTACCTCTTGTTGAGCCCACCAAGCTTCATTGCCGCCTTTCTAAGGCTGCCCTCCTTTAAGAACAGCTTCAACAGGGCAATCTCCTCAAAGCTCAGGTTATCCAAGTGCTTTAATGCGAGCTCAGCTATTTCAATCGGATTGTTGCCCTCGTAGGGATAGTCTGCTGAGAGGATTGGCTTGTCAAGTACTTTAACCATCTCAAACTCCACTATCGTTGCCGGGGAGTTAGGCTTAACGAACTTGTAGTGCTGTCTTAAGGCCTCAATTAATTCCTCCCTATTCCTGAAGCCGTCCTTCCTTGCATCTTCATCCGTTAGTTCAGCTACTGTCTTTGTTTCAACCCTAGTAATCTTGGCCTTCCCTAGGACGTATCCTCCGGCGTGAACCAAAACTTCTTCTCCTGGCCTTAGGTTTATCTTCTTGCCCAGCCTTATCGTGGCCTTCTTTCTCCCCGAGAGTATGTCATCCTTGTACCTTCCGTCGAACTTCAGGTTCTTCACTTTTTACCCCTCCCCAGGATCCTGAACTTTATTGCGAGAACTCCATAGCGGTACTCCTTCCACTTGGGGTACATGTTATGGAACCTCTTTAGGGCCCTCTCGAAGCTCGGCTCGTCGGGGAAGATCTTATCTATGGGTTCCTCTCTGAGTACCTGCCTAAAGGTTTCATAGTGCTTGACCTCTAAGACCTCAGCCGGTATTAGGTCGTTGAATATGATTTTATCCCCCTTCTTCATTCCCTTAAGCTGAGGATAGGCAACTCTAACCTCTATTCTCTTCTTTCCGGACTTTACCATCTCCAAATATTCATCCCTAAGGTAGAGGCGGTAAACTCTCATCGCGCTAAACTTTGCAAATAAAGTTAAAAATGCTATGCCAGGCCTGAGACCTTCAGGATCAACCACCAGAGAATGTCACCAAAGAAGTAGCTCGTGAGAAAGCCCAAGAATAGTGCTGGAGCGAATGGCATGGCCTTTCTAACCAGAAACTCGTTCTCAAGTTTGCCTTCTTTAACTAAAGCACTTAATTTCTCAATCTGTTCCCTAGTTA encodes the following:
- a CDS encoding ASCH domain-containing protein, which codes for MKNLKFDGRYKDDILSGRKKATIRLGKKINLRPGEEVLVHAGGYVLGKAKITRVETKTVAELTDEDARKDGFRNREELIEALRQHYKFVKPNSPATIVEFEMVKVLDKPILSADYPYEGNNPIEIAELALKHLDNLSFEEIALLKLFLKEGSLRKAAMKLGGLNKRYKIREVLRKAYEELKKRGIMEPKI
- a CDS encoding ASCH domain-containing protein, with amino-acid sequence MRVYRLYLRDEYLEMVKSGKKRIEVRVAYPQLKGMKKGDKIIFNDLIPAEVLEVKHYETFRQVLREEPIDKIFPDEPSFERALKRFHNMYPKWKEYRYGVLAIKFRILGRGKK